A single region of the uncultured Bacteroides sp. genome encodes:
- a CDS encoding DUF4286 family protein translates to NTTYHVEDEIIKNFLIWMRECYIPEVEENGILKMPRLCRILSHQEENGSSYSLQWEVESSALLHRWHTEQGMKLNEELIKVFSNKVVGFPTLMEVML, encoded by the coding sequence AATACCACTTATCACGTTGAAGATGAAATCATTAAGAATTTTCTAATCTGGATGAGAGAATGCTATATTCCTGAAGTAGAAGAAAATGGAATATTGAAGATGCCTCGATTGTGCAGAATACTGAGCCATCAGGAAGAGAATGGTTCGTCTTACTCTCTCCAATGGGAAGTTGAAAGCTCTGCTTTGTTACACCGCTGGCATACGGAACAGGGGATGAAATTGAATGAAGAACTAATTAAAGTTTTTAGTAATAAAGTCGTGGGATTTCCTACGTTAATGGAAGTAATGCTGTGA
- the ruvC gene encoding crossover junction endodeoxyribonuclease RuvC, which produces MIQPVKEKIILGIDPGTTIMGYGLLKIIGTKPEMMAMGVIDLRKYENHYLKLKTIFERVIGVIESYLPDEVAIEAPFFGKNVQSMLKLGRAQGVAMAAALSRDIPIVEYAPLKIKMAITGNGQASKEQVADMLQRMLHISKEDMPAFMDATDGLAAAYCHFLQMGRPVMEKNYNGWKDFIAKNPDKVK; this is translated from the coding sequence GTGATTCAACCGGTCAAAGAGAAGATTATTCTGGGCATTGATCCCGGTACGACGATCATGGGATATGGTCTGCTTAAAATCATTGGCACTAAACCTGAAATGATGGCTATGGGGGTCATCGATCTCAGAAAGTATGAGAATCACTATTTAAAGTTGAAAACGATTTTTGAACGGGTGATTGGTGTTATAGAAAGCTATCTGCCTGATGAGGTAGCTATTGAGGCCCCGTTTTTTGGAAAGAATGTGCAATCAATGCTGAAGTTGGGGAGGGCACAGGGAGTGGCCATGGCTGCTGCCTTAAGTCGGGATATTCCGATAGTAGAATATGCTCCGTTAAAGATTAAAATGGCTATTACCGGCAACGGGCAGGCATCTAAAGAGCAAGTGGCCGATATGCTTCAGCGTATGTTGCATATTTCAAAAGAAGATATGCCGGCATTTATGGATGCTACGGATGGTTTGGCTGCGGCTTATTGTCATTTTTTGCAAATGGGACGTCCCGTTATGGAAAAGAATTATAACGGATGGAAGGATTTTATCGCAAAAAATCCTGATAAGGTGAAATGA